One stretch of Clavelina lepadiformis chromosome 6, kaClaLepa1.1, whole genome shotgun sequence DNA includes these proteins:
- the LOC143462055 gene encoding uncharacterized protein LOC143462055, whose amino-acid sequence MPVESKQWFEKIEINMKAPYQYKGGQRSHQTLNRHPPRGRHAPNYAYVTPAKRHFNGRPSAGYQASMQGPPVNVYQAPCSLSVPQANYNYALAIAAMPVALAPPVSGTATNLPRFDHLYKKFEQIKEGGYVIEPPSIPTPEQAHPDLPPARKLSPQPPKVQGRSFVEAMKLFMTSYKPITSFERVTSVNDWGREALALFEEVARVGMETERVKSYWPDPDSRTSSNSDVSKNNNAASSERSPVRDLHDNPAQLDIQRHLLDIKPSPYPGGSPMSLTSTESAHTSDNDADDELGTSPFNSPNSLLSSRESSATKNGTIGRRPSCKKKLREESRKRPLRDSGYHSSSTDGGSTSTVHGSQMTASGTESDDVISERHSRPVTPVKDFYDVSRDIGAVSPTKLPPHLSKLLEAPWVRSRAPEPLGTSPQTSPNSAISTTSSRSDVGEVYHKHKKWITDEILQMIAVRDRLYKRMKKHPAPDIVDMYKKVRNMVVGMTRNAKRAHERKEEQAKMAAVGMATGRRFMGCRR is encoded by the exons ATGCCGGTTGAGTCTAAGCAGTGGTTTGAGAAGATTGAGATCAACATGAAGGCCCCCTATCAGTATAAAGGGGGGCAAAGATCTCACCAAACCCTGAACCGCCACCCACCACGTGGAAGACATGCTCCCAATTACGCCTACGTCACACCCGCAAAGAGACACTTTAACGGAAGACCTTCCGCTGGATATCAAGCGTCGATGCAAGGTCCACCGGTCAACGTGTATCAA GCGCCGTGTTCTTTGTCGGTGCCACAAGCCAATTACAACTACGCTTTGGCAATCGCCGCCATGCCAGTGGCACTTGCGCCACCAGTTTCGGGCACTGCCACAAACCTGCCGCGTTTTGATCACCTCTATAAAAAGTTCGAGCAAATAAAG GAAGGTGGTTACGTCATAGAACCTCCTTCTATACCGACACCTGAGCAAGCTCACCCAGATCTACCCCCTGCTCGAAAGCTATCACCGCAACCGCCCAAGGTACAAGGCAGAAGCTTCGTGGAAGCAATGAAgctgtttatgacgtcatacaagCCGATCACGTCATTTGAACGCGTCACATCGGTCAATGATTGGGGTCGAGAGGCGCTGGCCCTCTTCGAAGAAGTGGCGAGGGTTGGCATGGAAACGGAAAG GGTAAAGAGCTATTGGCCTGACCCTGACAGTCGCACGTCATCCAATAGTGACGTCAGCAAGAACAATAACGCTGCGTCAAGTGAAAGAAGCCCAGTGCGAGATCTCCATGACAACCCGGCCCAGTTGGACATACAGCGCCATCTCTTGGATATAAAACCCTCTCCTTACCCAGGGGGAAGTCCCATGTCCCTTACGTCGACAGAGAGCGCCCACACCAGCGATAACGACGCCGATGACGAATTAGGGACATCCCCGTTCAACAG TCCGAACTCTCTGCTGTCATCGCGCGAGTCGAGTGCAACAAAGAACGGCACCATTGGACGTCGCCCTTCATGCAAGAAGAAGCTTCGTGAGGAGAGCCGAAAGCGCCCCTTGCGGGACAGTGGCTATCATTCATCTTCGACAGATGGTGGCAGCACATCAACCGTTCATG GTAGTCAGATGACAGCATCAGGAACAGAATcagatgacgtcatttccgAAAGACACTCGCGACCTGTAACGCCtgtaaaagatttttatgacgtaagcCGTGACATCGGCGCAGTTTCCCCGACAAAATTACCTCCTCATCTCAGCAAGCTTCTCGAAGCACCGTGGGTGAGGAGCCGGGCACCCGAGCCCCTTGGAACCTCCCCACAGACTTCCCCGAACAGCGCCATATCGACGACGTCATCAAGGAGTGACGTAGGCGAGGTGTACCACAAGCACAAGAAGTGGATTACTGACGAGATCTTGCAGATGATTGCGGTCAGGGACAGACTGTACAAGCGCATGAAGAAGCATCCAGCGCCGGATATCGTCGACATGTACAAGAAG gtGCGCAACATGGTAGTCGGAATGACAAGAAACGCCAAGAGGGCGCACGAGAGGAAGGAAGAGCAAGCGAAAATGGCGGCCGTCGGCATGGCAACCGGTCGCCGGTTCATGGGATGCCGGCGTTAG